CGAACAAAACAAATTAACTGCTTGGACAATGCTTAATATATGGAAAAATCTAAATTCGACAAAGTGTAGTACATACATCATAGAATAGAACTATGTATGTTTCGGAACATCTCCAATACGACTCTCTGTTTCaattaatatttacaaaacgTTCAATACTTACATGAGGATAGTTTGGTATCAAGTCTGGCAGCAGTGATAGATCCAGGTCGGCGCCTGCGCACATCTCGTACAGCACGCGGCCGAAGCTGAGGGCCTCGACGTGTTCCGCCGTCGCCGGGATGCGGGGGGAGGCGCCGATCAATGTGTTCTCTAGAGCGCATATCCTGGGGAGTTCAGTTTAATTTGTCaggtattaaaaaaatcatcGCTTTGTTCGCTATTgaaaaagcgttccattgaacaACCTTTGGTATTCCAGGCGGCAAGCCGGTGACTACTTACCTACCATTTCTTCtatctatatatttaataaagcaAGAAGGATGGAGGTATAGCCACGATATAACGTATGGGACTTACCTGCTAGAAATTCTCAAAGTAAAAATaagccccacgttgggcgccacttATTAACTCACCTCGCCACGCCATTTTGAACCATCACGTTCCCCGAGTGCAGATGTCGGAAGGGCGGGAATCCCTTCTCCCTGAGGAAGGTGAGGCCCTCGAGTATCTGCCGGCCGAAGCGGGCCACCTGCCAGGCCGGGAGGCCGGTGCCACCCGAGTCGTACTTGCGGCTGTAGTCCTCGTTCCATGTGCTCTACAATGTTGAGAAAAATTAAGAGAGTTGGTGGAAGTAATATCAGGTGGTATAAAACAAAATCAGGCGATCCAGACAAAAACATAATACACAATAATTTGGAGAATATCTGGAGGGAATGCTCAGTTGAGGTTTAGACTACCAAATCTGAACCTGCAGAGTTCCAGAATCCAGAAATTTCCAACAAACGACGTGAACCATGGCTAATGGCACCGAAATATTCACTGTGATGACATGGCATCTGGATACAATGTCAAATATTGTCAGTTGCAAACTAACCGTGTTCGTAAGCCACACTGATGCTCACTCGAAAGTATTGTGAGCTTCCTAACCTTGTAAATGAGGTCCTTTAGGCTGCCTCGTGCATTAAAAGGCATGACTGTCAGTGCATGTCCACTAAAGGCCTCCAAGCCCAAGACCGGGTAGATGTACGGGTGGTGGACAGAACGGAATAGCTCCACGATTAGCGCTCGGGAGCGCTCGCTGAACTCGATGGGACATTTACTGGGCAGAGGCATCTGAGAAAAACAAGAAAAGGCGTCAGAAACTAAAACACGTGTAAGGAAAATGCAGTGATAAAATGTGGAAACCTCACTATGAACgccatatttataatataaggaATTTAgggtgtactttcgtttgggccaaatacgTTTCGcaaaatttcacttcccaacaaacttatcgcaatagtttcatttcccaatcctttgcaaagttacacttcgcatataatttatttggtcaaattatcatttggcattttactttgtcaaatgttattaggacaaaaacttatttagcaaacgttttttTATTGGCTACTATTATATTCCAAAACGATGTTTGGTCAAAATTGTCACTTCGCAAATTTGACAAATAGGCATCTCTTTCtctatttaaatttgtagtttttgttatgttatgtaatATAGGTACGTTAAATTCTACGTAATTTGGgtgggttgggttaggtttgaactgagATCCTCACAAAACGGAAccgctatcagaaaagtgggttaggttaggttagaactgtgacccttacagaaacgaaatgctattagaaaagtgggttaggttaggttagaactgcgatccttacagaaacaaaatactatgtactagaaaaaggtcacgaagtggattaataatttaatagaatTATATGATGAATGAGATGTAAAAAATTGCATGACATTTTAAACTAAAATGTGGTTTAAATATTGGTggttatttactatttttgggatACTTTGGTGTTATTTGGTTTAATAGAATAGCAAGATGTaacaaatttggttatcattttacattaaaatggagttttaattttagtgatcatttaagtacctactacatatttttggcagtAAGAATGATTTTTATTGACGTTACTTTTTACTATATGTAatgatcagttaaataccagCCAAATTAAATTCTGCAGCCTCCTATTCTCTCTCTAttggtatgtaaattgtatgccATGCAATATTTTGGGACATGTAAGTTATGCTTAAtgatacatttgactaaataatacttggtaaaatgtaaattgtccaagtaattatttgctaaacaataacttgccaaaaaagagTACTGCTAACTGAAAGTTTGCGATAAGTTGTTatgccaaacatttttttgggaaatgataatttgggaaacatagtttgggatgtgatactttgggaaacgtttttggcccattcgttagtaaaccggaattttgacatttatttgTAGAGGCTTCACATTTCTTCGTTGCTTCACAGCAGACTTGACCTAGAAGGTATGCCACGATCTTTTTATAAGGCTCTAATAAGATTCCATCAGATATTTGGTGACTAtgtatgcacttttgaacgccactgtacatcGATATCGTCGTGAGACAAAACCTCTCCCTTATTCTTTTCAGAACATGTCCACTTTTTTGTCTGTAATACTTGTACTTGTAGTATAAAAGGACAACTCTCCTTATTTTAACCTTACCAAAGAAAGAAGACGGTCAGTTTTGATAGAGTTGTCGTGCACTGCGAACCAGTACTTGTTGGGCCGCGAGCCGATCGTGCTCAGCTGTGATATTAGGTCATACCTGAAAAATAGACAATTTTAAATATTCATGTACATACAAACAGCTTTAGGGTCTATCTACGCTAAATTTGCAGAAATGTCAGAGACGATACCCTTAATACACTTAGAATGCAAACGTTTTTCCTTTGATTTTGACATCGATATTGAGATTTCGACACATCCCAGCATGGATATTACAAAGTCGAATTTCTGAATTGTTCGTAGGTCAATTGTCCGTGTGTATGAGCTTCGCTCATAACTTGAACGACCGTCAATCAACAAATCATGATACCTTTTTTATGGACTTagtataggtatataggtacggTTGCCATCAGGTACGTCGGAGCGGTCAAGGTACTCAATTCACAAACGCCTTAACAAAGCTTATGAAGACGTTAAAGTGTTTAGATGTTTTTGAGCACCTTAGCTGGTCATATTTAATAGCGACTGTACTAACCGTGAAGTCTGTGATAAATATTCCGAGCAAACTATGAATGCTGCCGAGTTCTCCATGGACTTCTCGCCGACTCTGCAAGTTTAAAAAATCAaaagttttctggaattttctATACTATCTCAAGACAACCTGTCTAGTCTAAAGGGACTAAGGGATTTATTTCTGATGAACTTATACGATATCAAACTTACTTAGGGGAGGAAGGGGGTTCTGAAGTGGAAGGCGAAGACTTGCCGGAGCCAGAACCAATGATGGACTTGTTGAACAACAGTTTGGCCAGCGAGTCGATTTTCTGCGTCACCAGCGGTGTCTTCTCGGAGTTCTCCTCTGTACACGGAACACTTGTTTAGCAATGAATCGGTATAACAAAGTCGTGAAACATGTGAGATGAACCGTAAAATTTTATACAGCCGGCAATGCTTTATGGTTTACATTGTCTGACTCACTGGCTTATTCTGATTTTCATGACACCaccagatcatatccataactatTACTTAATCCAGATCTTTAAAACAAGGCCAAATAAGTCACCACAAAACACAACAAATATGGGTagcttttattaaataaagatcAACCGGCCGCCCGTATCTCTAGCGAGGACCGATGACTCACATCCACTACCtactcaaaattaaaaaatagataaaatctagatctaattcataacctgttattaaaatcagaaaaCGACTGTAAGTCACTTTAGTTAGCGATATTAATTAACAGGACCGTACCCTCGCTTTCATCTTTGTCCGTGGACACGGATCGGATCCGGAACGCGTCTCTCCTGTTGGCCGCGGCTATGGACTCCGGGTTCAGTTCGGCTGCCGACTGCGCCCTCCTGCACGCTCCGCGACGCTTCTTCTtcctatacaaaaatacaaaattctttatttcataaaaatataggtacatttttgtGATGCACGCATTTCTTCCTATGTGCAGTAATTGTCCAGTAAGCGTAAACCATTCATAAAAGGCATGTACTGTAAATCCAGAAGAAGTagcctgtatgtaagagcgcgcttCGCGCACTCTGAATATCGGGCTTCGCTCGACCTTACAGTGTAAAGGGCGCCGTAGgtgccctgtatgtaagagcgcgcttCACGCGCTCTGAAAGGATTGACTACTTCATTGAAATCTCTCGCATTTAGCATTTATAAAAGCGTTTATATCATCAGCATGCTCGNNNNNNNNNNNNNNNNNNNNNNNNNNNNNNNNNNNNNNNNNNNNNNNNNNNNNNNNNNNNNNNNNNNNNNNNNNNNNNNNNNNNNNNNNNNNNNNNNNNNTGCCGACAGCTCTGGCAAATCTTTCAAAACAAAGttaatataatcactacgttccaaagagtagtatagtataatatataggacctAAAACCTACCTAGAGTCCGTCTAAAGCAAAGAGTATATATTAGGAAGTATAGTATCTAAAAACCAAAGAGTAAGGGCCGATACACACGATACACACGGAcggcaacccgactgcaatttgtatgggaactgcccGCCGACTGCAACGtctcggcgtgcagttcccatataAGTTGCattcgggttgcagtccgtctagCTGTACCGGCCCTAATATAAGCGGTCTAACTTTTGCACTTACTTGAACAGAACATACACTTCCTCACTTTGTtttattaagagcccatcaacgtgcacactagcgccacagctaaataatcgtgattatttaaatttaacgaaagatattgaaataaaaacttttacaaaaaaaaagaaaacagacttcaaaaaggataaaataaactaaaatattatcagtttttaagtatatgcgttaccaactgatatttttgaagtcggtgccaagccaattttgaagcataccatgattttagggcgattCGATAACAATGTGGCTATATGTATGTACGCTGGATTGCCTTACATGacagcaatgatcatactttctgtagatacctaagagcCCACTGACAATTtaatccaccttggcgcagcccgtaccatgtttgtcggtactagtataaaacctgTGTGATTGCcgacatgttttttaaagagcaatttttactaattttcgaactgtccatagtactcaggtgtgggattgggactgagttattttcCGCCTTttatccagagaacttgatttcaaaatataaaattcaacaaccatctacagggctttaactttttacctgcatggcaaatttcaccagtgtacatggcagttgtttagctgaaaaggtgacaaagagacagacagaattacgtTCAccattataatacctattagtacagttgtactgtgatttatagacataaagctgattatttttgaccggtattgttactatttgtcttggcaccgacttcaaacatatcagttggtaacgcatatacttaaaaacggataatattttattttattttatcctttttgaagtcggttttcttttttttttgtaaaagtttttatttttccatttttaattgtaaggcattgTTCACGGCTTAatgagtgacgcgtgacgcatgaatgaaaagaataatgatgcgtatcactaaattcgtaatcattcctATCACTAATACAtgtacaaacacaaaatccaacctccgccccgccactgacccaatctctcaacccccagatcactcaccctcacagcacatcaaccccatataaccattccagtcgcagaatcacaaagtggtaactaaatgtcagatgtgtcgtaacagagtccacacaatgtgtctagaattgtttcgaaacaaagtgtcgtcgccgtgtctacacttttccgtaacaaggtgtcgacacatttgtgtgcactttgcgtgcggtttgcgactaaatctgacagcaaatttgtgacagcaaatgtcaatataaaatacctctggaaaaccaaggtttgtcaaactactattagtgtctcgtgtgctcgtattctagtaagtcatcatgggcaatgcaaatgataataatcgaccgaaaccatataaacacccaacacacgtcaaccttttacagaaaagtttttaaagaaatgcaataagctacttaggtcaggcaacgaatgctccaaaagttgtagagggaaatgctcggaacacagtttttgactccgtaactcggtttgacaagttaggaggtgaacatatcaaaagtccccggccgtagcccttgagcgggggggagaaagggggctttgaaggtcccattttccggtttttcgattatatctcggaaactatgcatctcagcgacatggccacttatacaaaatgaaagttaatttaatttgttacaagtttattcagtcaattttttcgatatgttaaatagtttttgagatatccgctcttgaaagtttatttagggctttcaattttatcttgatatatctatatcagtgaaggtgctaggccgtgtttggtatcgttttcgtataaatctggggtgctgaatccatttaagatatcacattgacacaattgcataaaataaaaaaaaatctttttagggttccgtacctcaaaagggaaaaacggaacccttataggatcactcgtgcgtctgtatgtccgtctgaatacacaaatagttctttacctatagatgacaggaacttggccggtttttttgaaactcctcttgacgcttaaccgctgaaccgatttcgttgaaatttggtatagaaatagtttgcgtcccggaacaggacatacgatagatcttataaccaaaatcatcttttgaaggtgtgaaaagtggcgtggaaatttgtacgggaaatcaataaccgctgaaccgatttatatgaaatttgggatggtctacatctttgatttagttaaaaatgataaaaaaacatcaCTTCAAAcataaacttaaacagtattaacttcaagaagtcaattttgaattcccccctacacctcatttcacacctttaaaggatgatttttgagataacttattatgtcctgtctcgggactcaaaatatatgtgtaccaaatttaaattaaaactgttcagcagtttaagcgtgaagaggaatttaaaagaaagtattttaataagtttatatgtttttacttcggaatagtgtcaatgtgataccttaactaaatttggcactgcgaatttatacgaaaacgataccaaacatggcctcgtagctttactgttgtagaagtcaaaataaaattgagagccctaaattcttattacttggccaaacttgtgtagaaggaaaaggtaaaataaaagtcttcggcaggaatataagacacaaatataatttttattttgcgttactatttcaatcatcaaatataaacataccttgattatactattctagtgagatcctcatagataaacaaaaacatttacttaaaaaattacaaggtcgaaatgtcacgaaACTTgtgtatgtgaaaaataaaaacttttatgacaaaaaaaatctggacacaaattaagaatcacccaattgcgtcgtggaatcatctgtatttttgcttgttccATTACCTCCtggcttcttttttgtcctttgtattctgtagcaatttgttagatctgaaaataaagataacttgcgtcgtcacggatgtcgatttataggttttagggagtgcagaattcgaaaacgatgatcattttataatccaagatgtcggctacgtattttgtcataaaagtcgtcatgaatatcgttttataggttttaggaagtcccgatttcgaaaatgatgaccagtttggaatccaagataactgccgtgcactttgtcataaaagtcgtcatggatatcgttttataggttttagggagtgcagaattcgaaaatgatgaccattttggatttcaagatgtctgccgtgcactttgccATATAAGccgtcatggatgttgatttataggtgttaggaagagtagaattcgaaaatgatgaccatgaccaacgtgcacggcagacatcttagattctaaaacggtcataattttcgaattctccactccctaatacctataaatcgagatccatgacgacttttatgacaaagtgtacggtagacatcttagtttccaaaatggtcatcattttcgaattctgcacacccaaaaacctatacatatagtagttcgccccgaactgtgaactcgcggttcgccaaacagatcaattgaatgcagtgctacttagtctgagatgggcatttcgtaattgattcctgattccacgattacttgaaattactttgtaatctgattaccgattcctagattactttgtaatctaacaataccgaattactaagtacaattccatttgaggaatcaggaatcaatttttcgaatactacaattactagtaatagaaatcaatgtcgattcttcattaggtacaggaatatatattacttgattcctttcagattacattgcgtactactacataagtactatcaaaagtacatttcgatagtagatatagatgttgttgacttactaggatgcatctacctataccttatttgaaacaggtgtgcagatttcgaaattgatgaccatgaccaataaaacgacatccatgacgacttttaacatagtgcatggcgaccatcttggattccaaaatagttattattttcgaaatctgcgctccctaaaacctataaaacgacagccatgacgacttttatgatatactgcatggccgccattttggattccaaaatggtcatcattttcgaaatcagggccccctaaaacctataaaacgacacccatgacgacttttatgacatagtgcatggctgCCATCTTGGAAGccaaaatggtcatttttttcgaaatctgcgccccctaaaacctataaaacgacacccacgaCGACTTtaatgacatagtgcatggccgccattttggaatccaaaatggtcatcattttctaaatctgcgccccccaaaacctataaaacgacacccatgacgacgttaatgacatagtgcatggccgccattttggaatccaaaatggtcatcattttctgaatctgcgccccccaaaacctataaaacgacacccatgacgtttatgacatagtgcatgtccgccattttggatttcaaaatggtcatcattttctaaatcggggccccctaaaacgtataaaacgacacccatgacgacttttatgacatagtgcatggccgccattttggaatccaaaatggtcatcattttctaaatctgcgccccacAAAACCtttaaaacgacacccatgacgacttttatgacatagtgcatggccgccattttggatttgaaAATGGTcgtcattttctaaatcggggccccctaaaacctataaaacgacatccatgacgacttttatgccatagtgcatggccgccatcttggaatccaaaatggtcatcattttctaaatctgcgccccgcaaaacctataaaacgacacccatgacgacgtttatgacatagtgcatggccgccattttggatgtcaaaatggtcatcattttctaaaccggggccccctaaaacctataaaacgacatccatgacgacttgacatagtgcatggccgccatcttggaatctaaaatggtcatcattttcgtaaTCTGCGCCcccttaaacctataaaacgacacccatgacgactttaatgATAAAGtccatggccgccattttggaatccaaaatggtcatcattttctaaatctgcgccccccaaaacctataaaacgacacccatgacgacgtttatgacatagtgcatggccgccatttcggatgtcaaaatggtcatcattttctaaaccggggccccctaaaacctataaaacgacatccatgacgacttgacatagtgcatggccgccatcttggaatctaaaatggtcatcattttcgaaatctgcgccccctaaaacctataaaacgacacccatgatgactttaatgatgaagtgcatggccgccattttggaatccaaaatggtcatcattttctaaatctgcgccccctaaaacctataaaacgacacccatgacgacgtttatgacatagtgcatggccgccattttggatgtcaaaatggtcatcattttctaaaccgaggacccctaaaacctataaaacgacatccatgacgacttttatgacatagtacatggccgccatcttggaatctaaaatggtcatcattttcgaaatctgcgccccctaaaacctataaaacgacacccatgacgacttttatgacatagtgcatggccgccattttggaatccaaaatggttatcattttctaaatctgcgccccccaaaacctataaaatgacacccatgacgacttttatgacatagtgcatggccgccattttggatttcaaaatggtcatcattttctaaatcggggccccctaaaacctataaaacgacatccatgacgacttttatgacatagtgcatggccgccatcttggaatccaaaatggtcatcattttcaaaattggggccccctaaaacgtataaaacgacatccatgacgacttttatgacacagtgcatggccgccatttcggattccaaaatggtcattattttcgaaatcggcactccctaaaacctatatatcgacacccatctcgaattttatgacaaagtgttttgctaccatctgcatgcaagacatttctattatttttacgtacaaaaatggccccctgtcaactttcaatcgagatttaatcgataatttattcgattaatattcagattaattcaatttcaatctataaTATGTTAGGTCggctaaac
This genomic interval from Cydia splendana chromosome 15, ilCydSple1.2, whole genome shotgun sequence contains the following:
- the LOC134797373 gene encoding slowpoke-binding protein-like; the encoded protein is MVRAAPRKKKRRGACRRAQSAAELNPESIAAANRRDAFRIRSVSTDKDESEEENSEKTPLVTQKIDSLAKLLFNKSIIGSGSGKSSPSTSEPPSSPKVGEKSMENSAAFIVCSEYLSQTSRYDLISQLSTIGSRPNKYWFAVHDNSIKTDRLLSLMPLPSKCPIEFSERSRALIVELFRSVHHPYIYPVLGLEAFSGHALTVMPFNARGSLKDLIYKSTWNEDYSRKYDSGGTGLPAWQVARFGRQILEGLTFLREKGFPPFRHLHSGNVMVQNGVARICALENTLIGASPRIPATAEHVEALSFGRVLYEMCAGADLDLSLLPDLIPNYPHIVEMIELIFGPRTPSLHELLLCEVFRKIDLREMKGSCLPNFNQRLSRSCLSLLSEVARRQPGCRTPPARSLRGSPCTPPARRRHFAVDQDYTEEWQW